The following is a genomic window from Mycteria americana isolate JAX WOST 10 ecotype Jacksonville Zoo and Gardens unplaced genomic scaffold, USCA_MyAme_1.0 Scaffold_43, whole genome shotgun sequence.
CGGGgaggggggtattggggtgcccCAAGTCCGTgctgggtttttggggggggggggtggtgggggggggctcAGACGTCCCCGAGGCGCAGGTCGGCCTCCTTGTAGTGCCCGGGGAACATGTGGGTGCCCACCAGGCTGGCGGTGGGGTGGGGGTCggcgggggggaaagggggggcgcggggggggggagccgtAGGGCTCGGCCAGCAGCTCGGGGCCCAGGCAGGGCGGGAAGTCCGtgggggggtacggggggggcAGCCCCTCGCGAAGACCCGGGGGGGCGAAGGGGACGTAGAGCTGGGCCAGGGCGTCGAAGGGCTCCGCTTCCCCGGCGAAGAGGGCGAAGGCGTCttctgggggggaggggggaagagaagggtttttttttggggaggggggctctgggggggtccTACCgacccccccaacaccctccTGAGGGAACagcgaggctggggggggggtccccagggccaaCTCCCAAGTCTGGGAGGACCCACGCAAGGGGGGGGGACGGTCCCAACCCCAGGGTGACCTcggccaagcccccccccccctgccagccccgggtgCCAACAGGGTCCCAACCTCCGTCCCCCACcgcgtccccctccccggggacccacCTGCCGCCGGCAGCGGCGCGAAGTGATCCATGTACCCCGGCggcttcttcctcctcttggcTTCGATCCCGTACGGgtctgcggggccggggggggggacgcggggtgaGGGGAGCAGCACGGCGTGGGGCTACCCCCCAccctggcctggggagggggatCCCCGATGCTGGGGTGCCCCCCGTGAAGCTGTCTCCcctccctgggggggtccctgccggCACCCACCTGAGCCCGAGAGCTCCTCCAGGACGTCGGGCATCCCCCGCTTCCGCTTCACGTTCACCCCGTAGGCGtctgcggggagcggcgggggggctgTGAGCGCCaggggcccccccaccccgggtcTCCCCCGTTAGCcttgtccccagcctggccccagcctGGAGAGAGCCCTCACCATCCTCGTCCTCGTCCCTCGTCCCTGCCCCAGGCGGCCCGCTGCCATCCCACGTCCCCGTCCCGCAGGCCTTGGCCCCAGCCCGGgtgggctgtccccgtcccccgggcCACATCCCAACCCCGGGCTCCTGTCCCCACTCCGTGTCCCCATCCTGGGGACCCATCCCCAGTCCTGTGggctatcatcaccatcatcatcacccACAGGGTGTCCCCAATCCCTCTCACCCCGCTCTTGAGTGGCCCGTCCCCATCCCACGTGGGCCGTCCCCATCCCAACCCCGGGCTCCTGTCCCCACTCTGTGTCCCCAACCCTCAAGCCTTGTCCCCATCCTGGGGACCCGTCCCCAGTCCTGTGggctatcatcaccatcatcatcatcacccaCAGGGTGTCCCCAATCCCTCTCACCCCGCTCTTGAGTGGCCCGTCCCCATCCCACGTGGGCCGTCCCCATCCCAACCCCGGGGTCCTGTCCCCACTCCGTGTCCCCAACCCTCAAGCCTTGTCCCCATCCTGGGGACCCGTCCCCAGTCCTGTGGGctatcaccatcatcatcatcatcacccaCAGTGTGTCCCCAATCCCTCTCACCCCGCTCCTGAgtggcctgtccccatcccaacCCTGGGCTCCTGTCCCCACTCTGTGTCCCCAACCCTCAAGCCTTGTCCCCATCCTGGGGACCTGTCCCCAGTCCTGTGGGctatcaccatcatcatcatcatcacccaCAGGGTGTCCCCAATCCCTCTCACCCCACTCTTGAGTGGCCCGTCCCCATCCCACGTGGGCCGTCCCCATCCCCCGGGCCACATCCCAACCCCggggtcctgtccccatcccggtgGCCTGttgtccccctccccgggcgcgtGGCCGCGCGGGTACCGTGGTCCTTGGGCAGGTAGGTGAAGCGGAAGGACTCGCTGCAGACGCTGTCGGTGAGCCGCTGCAGGAAGACCTCCACCTCCACGGGCTCGGCCAGCTCCAGGTGCTGGTAGGGCGGCGTCTTGAAGACGATGGCGACCTGGCGGTGCACGTCGGCCTGCGAGAAGTCCGCCCGCGCCTCCCACGTCTCCTTCCGGAAAACCACCGCGATGTCCTCTGCGGGGATTGGGGGGCGGTGTCAGCGAGGCGGTGGGGTGTCCCCCCTCCAGCCCTCAAAGTCACCTACCGACACTTGGGgtcccccctccagcaccctgaGGTCCCCTCTCCTGCACCCAGGTCCCCCCTTCCTGTCCTCTACACCTCCCACAAGCACTCAAGATCCCTCCATCGTGACGTGGGGTCCTCTCTCTGGTGCTGGGGtcctccccctccagcccagggGCCCTTCCCCTACAGCAGAGCGGCTGGGAGGCTGCAGGACCCCCTCGgtcccccctccagcacccatggTTCCTCCTCCGGCACCCAGGGGTGTTTAGGAGCCCAGGGGAGGTGGCAACTCCCAGCTCCCAACCCCATTTAGACCCATCTCCAAAacttcccagcagctccagcattcctccccctccttcacccCCATCCTGGCTTCCCGGGGGGTAATTTGGCCCCCGAAGATGCCCTCGGGGTCGCGGGGCTCCCAGCTCGCCCCCGGTACCTTTCTGGACCTTGTCGCAGAGCAGGTAGAGCTCCTCGCCGCCCGTACAGGGACCGCTCTCCTTGTTCATCCGGCAGATCCGCAGCTCCGAGGTGTTGGTGGACTCTGCGGGAAGCGTCACGGCTCAGGCTGCGAGCCGGCAAGGCGGCTCCCAAACCGCCCGGCATGGCACCGGGACCAGGCATCGGACCGGGACAGGGCACCGGGACCCGGCTCGGGCACCGGGGACGTTCCCGTCGGCAGCGTCTCTTCCCAACCAGCCCTTGCGCAGGGTACCGGCCCCGTGGGACGCAGGTGACCGTCCCACCCCGGGCATGGGGGACAAATCCCCACCGGCCATGTGGGACCAACCCTGCGGCCTGAGCCGGGCCCCGGTGAGAAACCAACTGGCGCAGCctcaccacccttcccatcccgGAGCAGGGAGGGCTCTGGGGGTCCGTGGCCCCACCGGGGACatgaagccccccccccccccccccccacgtacTCTTGTCAAAGATGGGCTCCgagagcacagggctgaggtGCCGTGTCTGCCCGGAGCTGTCCTTGTAGGAGGCCTGGAAGCAGATCCTCACCACGTTCATGTCCACCTCCTGATGGTTCTTGAGGGAACCGGctaagggagaggagaggggacggTCAGCGGTCCCACGTGGCGGGGTTAGGGACATCCCCACGGATCTCCCACAGCGATGGGGTCCCCAGGAACGGCTCCGCTTGAGCCCCCCCCACCTTTGAAGGGGTCGATGCCCAACTGCAGCTTCTTCTCTATCGCCACCTCGATCTCCTTCTTCTTCACGCACTGGATGCCCAGGTTGCTAAAGCTGCCGGGGAGCAGAGACGTGCTGGGGAAGCGGCTCCCCCCATCCAAaaccccaggggacccaggtgtcccgcccctcccagcctcctgctgcccagggaaccccccaaaaaacagccCTCGTCCTGCCGGCGCCGGCTTCAGCATGAGCCGATGCCGGTGACCCGGTGCGAGGTctctgccccggcccggcgcAACTCCCTGCCGGCAGCAGGACTCATCCTGGCGTCGCGTACCTGTGCTTGGGGTTGGTCTGGGGCTTGAGAACGACCTCGCAGAGCCCGTTGCTGCAGTCCTTGCCCACCAGGCCGTGGGGGTGGACGCGGTAGGGCCAGTCCTTCCACACCAAGCACGCCGTCACCTTCACCTCGGGGATCATGTGGCAGTTCAGCAGCTGGGGAGACGCGAGCCGTCAGCGCCACCCTGGGTACACCAACACGGGGGGGCCCCACGCCCAGAgacgtggcgggggggggaataaaCACCCCGGGATGGGCTCCAGCACCCACTCGGGTCCAACCACCCCCCACCCACGAGGCCCTGGCACCACCCCACGGGGGTCGGGCACCTTTCAGTACCCAGCTGGCACCCGCCACGCCAGGGAGACACGAGCCCTCAGCACCCCCGCAACACGGGAGACCCCTACGCCCAAGGACGGGCACTGAGCACCCCAACACCTGCGGGGGTCCCGCATCCCCCTGCCACCCACGGGGCtctggcagccccccagcacccttcTGCCACCCCCAAGCCTCAGCCTGCCCGCCCTGGGCTGCCTTCGAGCCGGGCACCGGCCACGCGGCACGCTCACCTCGATGGCCGGCAGCGTCTTGCTGGCATCGGTGCTGCTCTCGCCCAGGATGCTGCCGGCCGAGCGGCCCTCGCACTCGTAGCGGAAGCGCATGCCGCGCTGCTTGGGCTGCTCCGTGATCACCAGCTTGGgcggctccagcagctcctccagctggtCCTTGCCGTGCCCGCCGGCCGGAGACCAGCGGTGCCGCCCGCCAGCACCCGTCGTGTCCCGCGGCACCAGCTTGGGTGACAGCGAGAGGGTGCTGAGGCTCTGGGCGAGCTGCGGGGACCGCGTGTCGGCCGGCAGCACTGTGGTGCCGTAGGGTGCCAGTCCGGCCGCCAGCGGACAGGGCTCAGCCGGGTGCAGCGGCCGGGTGGCTACCACAGGGCTGGAGCCACGGGCCACCAGCTTGGCCGAGCCTTTGGACAACGCTTTGGGCAGGACGGGGGCCGGATCCGGCTGGAAACCGTCCTCCTTCATGACCTCTTCGATGATCTCTGCGGGATGAGGAGGACGTCAGGGCAGCCCCGGGACGGGGAGGACCCCGAGTCCCCGGTGAGACCCCTCTGGGCTTGCCGTGAGCCCCTGTTTGCcaggggaggggacaggaccGGCCGGATCCTGCCTCGTTTCCACCCTCAAATGCCTCCTTTGCGCTCAGGACAGAGGATGGAGCAGCCACTGGGCGGGGGGGGACAAGACGCCCCTGGACCACATCACATCCCCATGGGGGGTTTGCTGCTTCACGGCACACAGCTCTGCACCCTAAATCCGGGTCACGGCCCCGGGGAGGATGgattgggccagtccaggcacaTGGCGGGGAGACGGACCCCATTGCTGGCTCTGTCACCTGAGGCTCCGGGGTCCTGCTCTAGCTGAGGCGCCCCAAAAACGTGTGGCAAAACTTACCGGCTGCCCGCGTACCCCGGGATCCACTCACCTAAATcatctgcaaaggcaaaaaaCGCTCCCTGAGTCCCCCTCCAGCACCTCGCTGAGCCGTGGGGTCCTGGAGGGGGACCCCCAGCCTGCAAGGGCCAAGCTGGGATCTCCTCTGGtccgggggtcccagccccccgTGGAGCCCCCCCACCGCAGGGTGTGTGACCGGGAGGGGACAGCGGGAtccagggagggggggggagggggtctTACCGGTCACGGGTGCGGCGTGCGCCATGGCCAGGCCGggatcctggagggcagctcctGTGGGGACATGCGACCGTCACCCCACGGAGCAGGACTGGGgtcactgtgtgtgtgtgtcccccagtTAAAGGACCAGAGCCCCCCCAGAAGAGGGATCAGGGCATCCTCAGGatcacccccccctccccgacaGAAATCAGGCGATCCCCaggaccaggacccccccagccggGAtcagggggtccccaggaccatgACACCCCGCCGGGGACAGGGCCTGCCCCCCCGAGGAGGTGTCAGGGGATCCctaagacccccccccccccccaacaagtACCTGCTCCCCTCTACCCCCCCAGGGCGGGAACCGGGGGTCCCCGGGACCACGCCCCCCGCCGGTCACCGCCCTCCCGGGCAGGGATCGGGGGTCCCCGGGGTCACTCCCCCCCGAAGGGACCGGGACCCTCCTGCCGCAGACGCGGCTACCTTAGCCCCCTCCCCCGGGTAGGCCCCGATCCCTCCCTCGCAGCAGGTCCCGGTTGTCCCCCCCCCCGAGGCGGGACCCGGCCccccccttcccagggcaggcCCCGCTTCCTCCctccggccccggggcagggccgggccccgcgCTCACCGAGCGGCAGGGCCAtgtcccgccggggccgccgccggtgccggtgccggtgccccccgcccgcccccgcccgccgccggagCCCGAGGCCGCGCGGCCGCCGTAGCTGGAAATCCCCGCGCGGGCGGCGCCGCCATTGGCTGCGGCCGCTGAGGTCAccgccgcggggcgggccgggaAACCCCGCGCGGGTGGCGCTGCCATTGGCCGCCGGCAGTGACGGCGCCgtcgcgggggcggggccgggagccacgggggggtgtgtgtgtgtgtgtgtgtgtgtgtgaggttCCTCGCCCCGCCCACCCCGGCCACGCCCCTCGCCGTCACGTGCCCGCCGCGGCGGTCTCGCGagagcggcgggagcggcggcgcaGGAAGATGGCGGCGCCGGGAacggaggtggcggcggcggcggcggggcccgcgccgggcccggggcaggtacgggcgggccgggcccggggctggggaggccgGGCCCGAGGCGGGGGATCCCGCTCTGCTGACGGTGCCGtgcgtcctcctcctccccgcaggTGACCAGCAATGGGAGCGCCGGtggcggcgaggcggcggcggccgagacgcagcggcagcagccggcGCCCAACGCCTGGCAGGTCATCAAAGGCGTCCTCTTcaggtgagccccccccccccggtgccaccGGCCCAACGTCCTCCCCCGCCGTGGCACCGGGGCTGTGCCCCAGCCCGCCGTGGCGCCGGGGCCCCAAAaccggggggcgcggcggggtccccggggcgTGGGAGGCCGGTGCTGCCCGTCCCCACATCTTGGGGGTCCTGCCGGGGGAGGGAAGCCCGTGGGGCTGTCCCTCGTGGGGCTGTTGCCCCCCCGGGAGCTCTCCCAGCGCTCCGGGCTCTCGAGCTCCTTCCCGGTTTTTCCCCGGACGCCCGGGGCCGGGCTcgccccgggcaggggcagccgaCGCGTCCTGGGCTCCTCCGAGGAGCCGCCGGCTCTCCCTGCGCCTCGCCGCGGGGGATCCAAAGTCCGCGCCGTGGCACGGACGACTGCCAGCGTGGTGCCGAGCCCCTGCCCCGGGTCGCTCCCGCTTCCGTGAGGAGGGGATCCCGATCCCGCGGGGAAGGAGAAGGTCAGGGCGTTTTCGCCGGCACGCCTGGAGCCGGCGTCGTGCTGTTTGGATGCGCTGTTCCTGGCCTCGCCCACGTTGCGGTGAGGAGGCCGATGCCGGAGCCGGCAGGTCTCAGCTCTCGGACCGGTGCTGCCGAATGGGTTGTGAATCCCTTCCCGGAAGCCGTGACTCCTCCTCGCATCTACGAGCTGCCTTCCCGCTCCGCTTCTCCTCTGtctgtctcctccttcccatcccaccgagggcaggtttcttcctttccaaagcaCCGTCTCCCCCGGCAGATCCGGTGTCGTGGCCGGCGAAGCCAGAGGGAAGAGCGCAACGTCGTCTCATCACCGACAGAGCCGTGCCTTTGGAAGCGCTTGGAAATATTCCACCCGTTGTGGTCGGCTGGCAGAGGAGGCGCGAGGGAAAACTCGCACCCACGGGGGGACGGCAGCCCCGTCGCCTGGCCCCGAGCGGGTGACGTCCACGTGCCGCAGGCAGAGTGTGGTGGTTTGGTTCCCGaaacctttggaagaagaaatgtcCTCTCAAGTCTTTCCTGAGCAAACGGCGATGTTCTGAGCCACGGATTTACGACCGCTGatgaggctgcagaagagccGGCGGCGCGGGCTCTGTGCCGAGCCCTGTGTGCTCCCTCCAGTTCGGCGGCGTGTCCAGGAGCGCTCGGGGAGACTTGTTTGGGCTCTTGACCTTTCCAAAACGCTGCGGCTTGGCCTAACGAAGAGTTATCCTGAACTAAATCTCGACCTGGGGTCTCTGGAGTCTTCCGCCCACGGCATGGAAGCACGGCCATGCCCATCACTTGTCCCAGGACGTTGTTCGGTCGCTGGTGCTGCTCGCCGTTCCCAAGCTTGTTACCCGGTCGGTCTGTGCGCAGGCTGGGCGGGGGAAGTCTGATTTAACGGCACCTGGGGCATGTATGAAAGGCTCTTCACGCTTtacctgcaaagaaaaacagagccGGAAACCCTTGTACCTCAGGACGCGCTACTGAAAACCTTTCAAAATGGGGGAAGAAGGCTCGATTTCTTTTAATGCACTTAAACGCTGGTGCCTGGCTTGGCTCGCAGAGGGCTGCGGAGAGCGTGCGGAAGGGACCTGTCCCGGTCTCTGCGCTGGGAGCAGCCCGGGGAGCTTTGGAGAGCGATTGCAGCTGCGTGCCGGAGGTCGGGAACCGTCACGGCCGCAGGTTTGGAGGTGCCGAGCGAGCCGggggctgctctgggctctgctggaAGGTCTCTGCGTGGCCGGGAGCACGCCGGGCTCTGCCCCTCGCTCGTTGGGTGACGCTGTTGGTTCTGCCAGGCGTGCGTGGGAGCCAGCCTTGTCCTGTGGCTTCAGCGTCTCCTTGGTTCGGCGTCGATTCGCCTATGGAGGGCTGGGCACCTCGCGTGCGTGACTCGGGGTGTCTGCCAGGATCCGGGGACGCCCCGGTGTCCCCGTCCTGTGCCAGGGACGCCTTGTACACCCGTTAGCAGCCTTCTCCGGGATGCCTCAGAGCGTGACTTTCCCGCTGTGTCTTTGGGGCGAGCTCCCGGTGCCTTTGCTCGCTTTTGGTGTGCTCCCGCCGTGCCTCGTGCTGGATCTGAACTGGCCCAGAACAGTTTGCTCTGGCCGGCGCCTCTCGCGCGAGGGCAAACACCTGCCGTGACAGAAGGCGAGTTTTGAAACGCGGACTCGTCCATCCGGCACTAAcgatttcccccctccccgccccagggaACGGGGAGGGGGTTTGTTCGCAGGAGGCCATGTCCGATTCGGCTGGGGAGGGCGGCTAAAACGCCTGAGCGgcttctcccccttcctcctgcaggatCTTCATCATCTGGGCCATCAGCAGCTGGTTCCGCCGCGGGCCGGCGCCGCAGGAGCAGAGCAGCGCGGGCGGGACGCCGCGAGCCCCGAGCCGAAACCTCTTCCCCAAGGACACTTTAATGGTAACGCCGGCAGAAGCTGCGCCATCCCGTCCTGGGTGACCGGCAGCGTGGTGACCGCGCGGTGGCTCTGTGGCTGGACCTGCTGCTCTAGCGCTGAGCTAGATTTTAAATCTAACGGAGCGAAATCGTAGCTTTGCCTGTGGCTGCGGTGTCCTGGCTGTGTGGCGTCAGCCAAGAGTTATTTCTCGGGCTCACCGGAGTGCCGAGCCGGTTTGGGAGGGAATGCTGTGGCACCGTACGGCAGAACGGGAGCGGTTCGGGCGCCGGTATCTCGCCGTCGGGCTGAGTTGTCCACGGGCAGCCGACGTCCTCCTCTCTCCGCAGGACCTCTACGTTTATATCTCGGAGCACGAGCACTTTACGGACTTCAACGTCAGCTCGGCGCTGTTCTGGCAGAAGCGGGATCTTGTCTACGGGGACTGGACCAGCGGGGAGAACGCCGACGGCTGCTACGAACACTACGGGGAAGTCGACATTTCGCAGGTGGGTGCGCCCGCTGCTCTTTCTGGGAGGTTTGAGGCTGGGTGGGGGATCATTGAGGAGCTGGCGGGGATTGCCAGGACCGTGCTCAAAGCCATGCCGGGAGCTCTGAGTGCAGCTGAGGCGCGGAGCGGCGTTGGCTGCCGCAGCGCGTCCCTGCTGTCACCTTTATCCGTATCCCGTTCGCTTCGGGCGGTGGGTGAGACCCTGCGGAGCGGGCTGGTGTCTCTCCAGGCGGGCTGCGGAGGTGACGGGGCTCGAAGCCATCGTTTTGGTGACCAGTCGTTAAAGGCTTCAGGTTTGCCCTGAGCCGTACAGCAGCTGAGGTCTGCTCCGTCACAGGGCGCAAGCCGTAGGCGTGCTGCCCTCCGGATGCCGTGAGGGAGCGGCTGCTTCTTCACGCTTTGGTTTCCTACGGGGTCGATGGCTGCGGGAGGACGTTGGCGTCGGTGCCGGGCGCTGTATGAACGCAGGCGCCGAGGCGGTGACCGTGGCTGGGAGACGACAGCCGTGCCGTGACCGCATCCGACTCGTAACCGCCTTGTCGGGGTGTGATTTCAGAGCGTCCAGCAGAACGGCTCCATCTACATCCACGTGTACTTCACCAAGAGCGGCTTCCATCCCGACCCCAGGCAGAAAAACCTGTACAGGCGCCTCGCCACGGTCCACACGTCACGAAGTAcggcccggggcaggaggggtaCAGCGTGGGGCGgccccggggtgctgctggggaaaggGGCGCCCCAATTCTCGTGTCAAAACGGGAGCCCGAAGGAGTCAGGCTGAGCTCTGGCTTTGGCTCAGCGAAGGCAGGTGCCTGAAGGGGAAGATTAGGGCAAATATCTGACTCCCCGCGGCCTCCGGCGCGCTGGCTCGGCTGCTCCCCGAGCTGGACGTTTTCCCCACTTGGAATTTGTCTTTTGTGAACCTACGGAGGGAAAACCTCTTTAAATCTCTGCGAGTTCTTGGTTTCTGTCCACGTTGCGCGGGAGGGGGGTCCCTACCTGTACGGGGAGTGCGGAACCACGTCGGCATTGAGAAGGGGAAGGAATTCCCACGTTCAGGTCTTCCTGCAGGACAGGAAGATCCAGACACTTCATCTCACAGGTGCTTTCCTCCAACAGCGATGTGATTATCCCAAAGGTTTGGCTGTTAAATCTGGTTCGTTGTCCCCAAACTACACAGCCTTTCCCTTTGATAACTGGAAGATCTGTGAGACGGTCTGGATTAATTTGTTCTGGGGGGGTGATGTGAGGGAAACGGGCTTCTCCCATCAGCTCGTGCCTGTCATAAAATGTCCTGCTCCCCTCCTGGCAGGCCGTCACCTCCTTAGATTTCCTTCCCGACCTTCTTGGGCGGAGCTGGAAatgttctcctctcctcttcccttccagtGATCAACAAATACAAGCGCCGGCGGTTCCAGAAAACCAAGAACCTCCTGACGGGTGAGACAGAGGCAGACCCCGAAATGATCAAGGTAACCGgctcttcctttttgtgttgtggggttttttttgttggtggtggggtttttttgtttgttcccccccccccccccccccccggattgGCCAAACTCAGGCCTTCCTACGGTCGCAAAGCTGTCGGGAAGTGCCACAGAGGATTCccccttgtcgtggtttaaccccagccggggTTTAAACCCGTGGTTTAActcctatcccagccaaaaccagcacgcccCTCTTGCCTGGGACACGTCCCTCCTGCTccgcagaggaggaagaggaggatgattTCCTTGTAGCATTTCTGGGTCGGGAGGGTTGGCTCTGCCCCTTCCCGCTCCCCGCCTTTGCTGCCTTGTTTAAGGGGGGGACGGCGGTCGAGGGCTGACGCGGGGCGAGGTGGGGGGACGCCAGCCGCCGTGCCGGTGACGGAGGCGGCGGTATTCTCGTTGCAGAGGGCGGAAGACTACGGTCCGGTGGAAGTCATCTCGCACTGGCACCCCAACTTGACCATCAACATGGTGGACGACCACACGCCCTGGGTGAAGGGCAGCGTGCCACCCCCCCTGGACCAGTGTAAGGGCCGGGGCGCGCCGGGGCTCCCCCGCTCCGAGGGCGGCTTtccggggctggccctgctgtccGCTCTCCTCGGAGGACGTGTTTGGCTTCCTGGGGGGAACGGGGGCTTGTTTCTCCGTCGTCAGCGTGACCCCCTACCTCTCCGGGAGCttgcgccgggccgggccggggttcGGCAGCCTCTCGGTCTCTCCCAGGTGGCTGCCGAGGGGGATGACGGTGACGGCGGCTCTCGCGGCTCCCTGTCGCCTGCTcagcccttccctctgctctttcccCCGGCTCCAGATGTGAAGTTCGACGCCATCAGCGGCGACTACTACCCCATCCTCTACTTCAACGACTACTGGAACCTGCAGAAGGACTATTTCCCCATCAACGAGACCCTGCAGCGCCTGCCCTTCCGCCTCTCCTTCTGCCCGCTCTCCCTGTGGCGCTGGCAGCTCTACGCCGCCCAGAGCACCAAATCCCCCTGGAATTTCCTGGGAGAGGATCTCTACGAGCAGTCGGACGAGGAGCAGGACTCGGTGAAGGTGAGAGCCGCTCGTGAGcctgcctcctctcctgctcgCCCCCGTAGATGGGGACCTCTCTTTCGTCGCAGCTCCTTCCCCCGCGTTTCACGACCGTCCCTGGCCTCGCTGGAAGAGCGTTCGACGCCCGTTCTTCGTTGCGATCGCTCCTTATTAACTACCTTTGCCATGCGAAGAGGGAGGGGGTGCGCAGGCACCTGCCCGCTGCCTGTCTTGGCTACGTTAGGGGGAAGGCAGCTTGGAGGCCGTAACGATAGAGAGGAATTAAACCCCTCGTCCTCCTCGGTGCTCCGGTGCCCCGTGACCGGCTGGATCCTCCTGGATCCTCCCCGTTCACCCTGGCGTGCTGGCTGGGACGGAGCCTCGGAGAGGTTTTCGGTGCCTGTTCCAGGTTGCTCTCCTGGAGACGAACCCCTACCTGCTGGCGCTGACCATCGTCGTCTCCATCGTCCACAGCATCTTTGAGTTCCTGGCCTTCAAAAACGGTGAGCGCCGCGGCAGAGCCTCGGGGATCTGCGGCGAGGGGAAGGACGCGAAGGCGGTGGCGTGGCCTAAAACCCTCTCCCCGTTCCTGCCTCCGCCTCGTCTCGTTCCCGCGGCGGTGGCGGAGCAGACGTCCTCGTGCTGCGGCGCGGTTGCGGCTGGCTGAACGCCACGTGCTGCCGCGAGCCTTCCTCTCCCCGGCTGCGACATCTTCAGCAGCCTTAGCCAAATCCAACCGCCTCCTGGGCAGGCTGCGGCCGCTGTGGTGCGCGGCGAGGCATCCGGCACTCCTCGGCCGCGCTCCTCCGTGCCGCAGAGCCGATTTGAGGGCAGAAAGACGGAAACTTGTGGTTTTCTGGGTCCCCGCTGCCTGCGCCGATGCCAGATGGCGCTTTGTGGTGTCTGCTCGGCTCTGGCAATCGCACCGCTCGCTCGTCTCGCTCCCTCCGCCGTGGCGTGTGCCACGGTAGCTCTCCGGAGCTTCCagcgtggggcgggggggttcCCCTTCTGCTCCGGCAGGGTGATGGCTTGGACCCCTTCCCGACAGACATCCAGTTCTGGAACAGCCGGCAATCTCTGGAGGGGCTCTCCGTCCGCTCCGTCTTCTTCGGCGTCTTCCAGTCCCTCGTCGTCCTCCTCTACATCTTGGACAACGAAACCAACTTCGTGGTGCAAGTCAGCGTCTTCATCGGGCTCCTCATCGACCTCTGGAAGATCACAAAGGTCATGGACGTCCGGGTAGGCAGCCGGCGCGGCCGCAGCGGGGTTCCGGCAGCGCCCGCAGTCCTGCTCGGTGAcgcctttcccctcttctttgGCAGCTGGACCGCGAGAACAAGGTGGCAGGAGTGTTTCCCCGCATAACCTTCAAAGACAAATCGACCTACATCGAGTCTTCCACGAAGGTGTACGACGACGTGAGTCGGGGGGGCGAGTGCCGGGGACAGCGCGGCGCTGCCGAGCACGGCTCCAGCTGGCTGCCGGCTTGGCCGAATGTCTCGGCACGCGTCTCCTCGCTTCGTCT
Proteins encoded in this region:
- the CLPTM1 gene encoding putative lipid scramblase CLPTM1, with the protein product MAAPGTEVAAAAAGPAPGPGQVTSNGSAGGGEAAAAETQRQQPAPNAWQVIKGVLFRIFIIWAISSWFRRGPAPQEQSSAGGTPRAPSRNLFPKDTLMDLYVYISEHEHFTDFNVSSALFWQKRDLVYGDWTSGENADGCYEHYGEVDISQSVQQNGSIYIHVYFTKSGFHPDPRQKNLYRRLATVHTSRMINKYKRRRFQKTKNLLTGETEADPEMIKRAEDYGPVEVISHWHPNLTINMVDDHTPWVKGSVPPPLDQYVKFDAISGDYYPILYFNDYWNLQKDYFPINETLQRLPFRLSFCPLSLWRWQLYAAQSTKSPWNFLGEDLYEQSDEEQDSVKVALLETNPYLLALTIVVSIVHSIFEFLAFKNDIQFWNSRQSLEGLSVRSVFFGVFQSLVVLLYILDNETNFVVQVSVFIGLLIDLWKITKVMDVRLDRENKVAGVFPRITFKDKSTYIESSTKVYDDMAFRYLSWILFPLLGCYAVYSLLYLEHKGWYSWVLSMLYGFLLTFGFITMTPQLFINYKLKSVAHLPWRMLTYKALNTFIDDLFAFVIKMPMMYRIGCLRDDVVFFIYLYQRWIYRVDLTRVNEFGVSGEDQVSPRPPLPGSPPTTLPAGVPPTPPGEEKPPEDKKKD
- the RELB gene encoding LOW QUALITY PROTEIN: transcription factor RelB (The sequence of the model RefSeq protein was modified relative to this genomic sequence to represent the inferred CDS: inserted 2 bases in 1 codon); the encoded protein is MKEDGFQPDPAPVLPKALSKGSAKLVARGSSPVVATRPLHPAEPCPLAAGLAPYGTTVLPADTRSPQLAQSLSTLSLSPKLVPRDTTGAGGRHRWSPAGGHGKDQLEELLEPPKLVITEQPKQRGMRFRYECEGRSAGSILGESSTDASKTLPAIELLNCHMIPEVKVTACLVWKDWPYRVHPHGLVGKDCSNGLCEVVLKPQTNPKHSFSNLGIQCVKKKEIEVAIEKKLQLGIDPFKAGSLKNHQEVDMNVVRICFQASYKDSSGQTRHLSPVLSEPIFDKKSTNTSELRICRMNKESGPCTGGEELYLLCDKVQKEDIAVVFRKETWEARADFSQADVHRQVAIVFKTPPYQHLELAEPVEVEVFLQRLTDSVCSESFRFTYLPKDHDAYGVNVKRKRGMPDVLEELSGSDPYGIEAKRRKKPPGYMDHFAPLPAAEDAFALFAGEAEPFDALAQLYVPFAPPGLREGLPPPYPPTDFPPCLGPELLAEPYGSPPXRAPPFPPADPHPTASLVGTHMFPGHYKEADLRLGDV